One genomic window of Cupriavidus oxalaticus includes the following:
- a CDS encoding MOSC domain-containing protein has product MSDSGRWQGNARVLAVSLGKAIPLVVAGAGTEAVVLSGIRKHPVSTLLHPLSVQVRPLGMAGDEQADLTVHGGRDKAVYAYPSEHYPWWNARRRACGQPESAQPLPFGALGENLSLEGLLESDLWIGDLVRAGTALLRVEAPRRPCYKFNAALGYRHAVRDMVQSGYSGVYLSVLVTGQVRAGDAIIVQPGPRELSIDSVNQWRRDSRRQLF; this is encoded by the coding sequence GTGAGCGATTCCGGACGCTGGCAAGGCAATGCACGCGTGCTGGCCGTGAGCCTTGGCAAGGCGATCCCGCTGGTCGTGGCCGGCGCAGGCACCGAGGCGGTGGTGCTGTCCGGCATCCGCAAGCATCCCGTCAGCACCCTGCTGCACCCGCTCTCGGTGCAGGTGCGGCCGCTGGGCATGGCCGGCGACGAGCAGGCCGACCTGACCGTCCACGGCGGCCGGGACAAGGCGGTCTACGCCTATCCGTCCGAGCACTACCCCTGGTGGAATGCGCGCCGGCGCGCTTGCGGGCAACCCGAATCGGCACAGCCGCTGCCGTTCGGCGCTCTGGGCGAGAACCTGAGCCTGGAAGGCCTGCTGGAGTCCGACCTGTGGATCGGCGACCTGGTGCGCGCCGGGACGGCGCTGCTGCGGGTGGAGGCGCCGCGCCGGCCCTGCTACAAGTTCAATGCCGCGCTCGGCTACCGCCACGCGGTGCGCGACATGGTGCAGAGCGGGTATTCGGGCGTCTACCTGAGCGTGCTGGTGACCGGCCAGGTTCGCGCCGGCGACGCCATCATTGTGCAGCCGGGGCCACGCGAACTGTCGATCGACAGCGTTAACCAGTGGCGTCGTGACAGCCGGCGGCAGCTTTTCTGA
- a CDS encoding efflux RND transporter periplasmic adaptor subunit produces MKTDRIDQPKGFVDSNWSAAAGTGRGRVSPWVLVLAVLVLGGLGWFAWRTWLAPKPAPKPPAAAVVTTALVQQGDVPLQVTANGNVTALSTVEVRPQVSSTVRTVHIKEGQTVKPGDLLFSLDTRMDEANLAKAQAQLLKDQADLADARRTLARSKELLERNFISRSAVDTAQARVDGSEATVRADQAAIEASRVAISYGSIRATISGRTGVINAFPGSLVLPTGAVPMVTIAQVQPIAVTFSLPERQLAALREALQAGPVQVIAQPNDGSKTPVTGKITFVDNTVDPQYGTIRVKAQFGNEEQRLWPGTYANVSAVVQTLKGALSVPPQAVVTGPEGRFVYVVQPDSKVARVPVQVITTTAAAAVVEGVQPGARVVVEGTQNLRPGALVREAPAGAASGAAAARPASAANVAANAAAGH; encoded by the coding sequence ATGAAAACTGACAGGATCGACCAGCCCAAGGGGTTCGTCGACAGCAACTGGAGTGCGGCCGCGGGAACCGGGCGCGGCCGGGTTTCGCCGTGGGTACTGGTCTTGGCAGTGCTGGTGCTGGGCGGGCTGGGCTGGTTTGCCTGGCGCACGTGGCTGGCGCCCAAGCCGGCGCCCAAGCCGCCCGCCGCGGCGGTGGTCACCACCGCGCTGGTGCAGCAGGGTGACGTGCCGCTGCAGGTCACGGCCAACGGCAATGTCACCGCGCTGTCCACGGTCGAGGTGCGGCCGCAGGTGTCCAGCACGGTGCGCACGGTCCATATCAAGGAAGGCCAGACGGTCAAGCCGGGCGACCTGCTGTTCTCGCTCGACACGCGCATGGACGAGGCCAACCTGGCCAAGGCCCAGGCGCAGCTGCTGAAGGACCAGGCCGACCTGGCCGACGCCCGCCGCACGCTGGCGCGCAGCAAGGAACTGCTCGAGCGCAACTTCATTTCCAGGAGCGCAGTCGATACCGCGCAGGCCAGGGTCGATGGCTCCGAAGCCACCGTGCGCGCCGACCAGGCCGCCATCGAGGCCAGCCGCGTGGCGATCAGCTATGGCTCGATCCGCGCCACCATCAGTGGCCGCACCGGCGTGATCAACGCCTTCCCGGGCTCGCTGGTGCTGCCTACCGGCGCCGTGCCGATGGTCACCATCGCGCAGGTGCAGCCGATCGCAGTGACCTTCAGCCTGCCCGAGCGCCAGCTGGCGGCGCTGCGCGAGGCGCTGCAGGCCGGCCCGGTACAGGTCATCGCCCAGCCCAACGACGGCAGCAAGACCCCGGTGACCGGCAAGATCACCTTCGTGGACAACACGGTCGATCCGCAGTACGGCACCATTCGCGTCAAGGCCCAGTTCGGCAACGAAGAGCAGCGGCTGTGGCCGGGCACCTACGCCAACGTCAGCGCGGTGGTGCAGACGCTCAAGGGCGCGCTGTCGGTGCCGCCGCAGGCGGTGGTGACCGGCCCCGAAGGGCGCTTTGTCTACGTGGTGCAGCCCGACAGCAAGGTCGCGCGCGTGCCGGTGCAGGTGATCACCACCACCGCCGCCGCGGCCGTGGTGGAAGGCGTGCAGCCCGGCGCCCGCGTGGTGGTGGAAGGCACGCAGAACCTGCGCCCGGGCGCGCTGGTGCGCGAGGCGCCGGCCGGCGCCGCCTCCGGTGCGGCCGCCGCGCGGCCAGCCAGTGCCGCGAACGTTGCCGCCAATGCCGCCGCGGGGCACTGA
- a CDS encoding efflux RND transporter permease subunit: MTLSELCIRRPVMTVLLCLAVVVTGIVLYPTIPIAALPSFNSPVIQVTATLPGASPETMAASVATQLEKQFATIPGVSVISSSNTLGNSSITIEFNSDRDIDDAAVDVQAALFRAQRSLPIEMTTPPSYRKVNPADAPVLLLAINSPAMSLADLNAFGDNLISPTLATLPGVAQVQIFGQKRFAVRVRAHPDALAARGLTLDELATALNRANANTPVGTLDSARQTLTIQANRQMTNADAFRNIIVASQPNGALVRLSDVAEVEDSVETIKTGSWLNNERSIVLAVLRQPDANTVAVVDAIQAALPRLIGQMPGSVNVAVVNDRSRSIRESIHDVQFTLALTVALVVMVIFLFLRRAAATLIPTVSLPISLIGTVALMKAFGYSLDNVSLLAITLAVGLVVDDAIVMLENIVRHIEEGVPPLKAALVGSREMGFTILSISISLVAVFIPIFFMPGVIGLLFHEFAAVVSLSILVSAAVSLTLIPMLCARFLSAENVPVDESHHAYGDHALAQPAVPQRQTIGMRSTQWFENLFEFTLHRYARGLDWCLAHRRTVLVAAGLTFVLTAVLFVTIPKGFFPEEDIGQIRVNAEGPQDISFDAMSERLRDAAERMRANPAVKSIVVAIGGGPSPAINTGRMFVELKPRGERNAMPKVIESLRRDVAGVPGLAVYFAPVQNLQLGGRQSKSRYQYTLQSVKAGQLQDYSDKLMAKMRADSLFRDVTSDSQQSGLEAHLSIDRDKANALGVQMQDVRTALYSAFGERQVSTIYTPIDNYYVILQAADLDRVDETAFAKLYVRSKTGQMVPLSAFATTERRVGPIAVNHQGQLPSVTVSFNLAPGAALGDASARIDRYKQEIAMPTSIFTSWGGDAAVFQSSQATQIVLLVAAIAVIYTLLGVLYESYIHPLTILAGLPSAAVGALLTLFVFNIELSLIAVIGVLMLIGIVKKNAIMMIDFALAAQREQGMTPARAIRQACLLRFRPIMMTTFAAVMGALPLALGLGAGAELRQPLGLAVVGGLLFSQVITLFITPVIYLALDRFSGTGPLQIDSEGNKLPEKVPGETVRQH, encoded by the coding sequence ATGACGCTGTCCGAACTCTGCATCCGCCGTCCGGTGATGACGGTGCTGCTGTGCCTGGCCGTGGTCGTCACCGGCATCGTGCTGTACCCGACCATCCCGATCGCCGCGCTGCCCAGCTTCAACTCGCCGGTGATCCAGGTCACCGCGACGCTGCCGGGCGCGAGCCCGGAAACCATGGCGGCTTCGGTGGCGACGCAGCTGGAAAAGCAGTTCGCCACCATCCCCGGTGTGTCGGTGATCAGCTCGTCGAACACGCTCGGCAACTCCAGCATCACCATCGAATTCAACAGCGACCGCGATATCGACGACGCGGCCGTGGACGTGCAGGCGGCCCTGTTCCGCGCGCAGCGTTCGCTGCCGATCGAGATGACGACGCCGCCGTCGTACCGCAAGGTCAACCCGGCCGACGCGCCGGTGCTGCTGCTGGCGATCAACTCGCCGGCGATGAGCCTGGCGGACCTGAATGCCTTCGGCGACAACCTGATCTCGCCCACGCTGGCCACGCTGCCGGGCGTGGCGCAGGTGCAGATCTTCGGGCAGAAGCGCTTTGCCGTGCGCGTGCGCGCGCACCCGGATGCGCTGGCAGCGCGCGGCCTGACGCTGGACGAGCTGGCCACCGCGCTGAACCGCGCCAACGCCAACACCCCCGTGGGCACGCTCGACAGCGCGCGCCAGACGCTGACCATCCAGGCCAACCGGCAGATGACCAATGCGGATGCCTTCCGCAACATCATCGTCGCCAGCCAGCCCAACGGCGCGCTGGTGCGGCTGTCCGACGTGGCCGAGGTCGAGGACAGCGTCGAGACCATCAAGACCGGCAGCTGGCTTAACAACGAGCGCTCGATCGTGCTGGCCGTGCTGCGCCAGCCCGACGCCAACACCGTGGCGGTGGTCGATGCGATCCAGGCCGCCCTGCCCCGCCTGATCGGGCAGATGCCGGGCTCGGTCAACGTGGCGGTGGTCAACGACCGCTCGCGCTCGATCCGCGAATCGATCCACGACGTGCAGTTCACGCTGGCGCTGACGGTGGCGCTGGTGGTGATGGTGATCTTCCTGTTCCTGCGCCGCGCCGCCGCCACGCTGATCCCCACCGTGTCGCTGCCGATCTCGCTGATCGGCACGGTGGCGCTGATGAAGGCGTTCGGCTACAGCCTGGACAACGTCTCGCTGCTGGCCATCACGCTGGCGGTGGGGCTGGTGGTGGACGACGCCATCGTCATGCTCGAGAACATCGTGCGCCATATCGAGGAAGGCGTGCCGCCGCTGAAGGCCGCGCTGGTGGGCTCGCGCGAGATGGGCTTCACCATCCTGTCGATCTCGATCTCGCTGGTGGCGGTGTTTATCCCGATCTTCTTCATGCCCGGCGTGATCGGGCTGCTGTTCCACGAGTTCGCCGCGGTGGTGTCGCTGTCGATCCTGGTGTCGGCAGCGGTGTCGCTGACGCTGATCCCGATGCTGTGCGCGCGTTTCCTGTCGGCCGAAAACGTGCCGGTCGACGAGTCGCACCACGCTTATGGCGACCACGCGTTGGCGCAGCCTGCCGTGCCACAGAGGCAGACCATCGGCATGCGCTCCACGCAGTGGTTCGAGAACCTGTTCGAGTTCACGCTGCACCGTTATGCGCGCGGACTGGACTGGTGCCTGGCGCACCGGCGCACGGTGCTGGTGGCGGCGGGTCTGACCTTCGTGCTGACCGCGGTGCTGTTCGTCACGATCCCCAAGGGCTTCTTCCCGGAGGAAGACATCGGCCAGATCCGCGTCAATGCCGAAGGGCCGCAGGACATTTCCTTTGATGCCATGTCCGAGCGCCTGCGCGATGCGGCCGAGCGCATGCGCGCCAACCCCGCGGTCAAGAGCATCGTGGTGGCGATCGGCGGCGGCCCGTCGCCGGCCATCAACACCGGGCGCATGTTCGTCGAGCTCAAGCCGCGCGGCGAGCGCAACGCGATGCCCAAGGTGATCGAGTCGCTGCGCCGCGACGTGGCCGGCGTGCCCGGGCTGGCGGTGTATTTCGCGCCGGTGCAGAACCTGCAGCTCGGCGGGCGCCAGAGCAAGAGCCGCTACCAGTACACGCTGCAAAGCGTGAAGGCCGGCCAGCTGCAGGACTACTCCGACAAGCTGATGGCGAAGATGCGCGCCGACAGCCTGTTCCGCGATGTCACCAGCGACTCGCAGCAGTCGGGCCTGGAGGCGCACCTGTCGATCGACCGCGACAAGGCCAACGCGCTCGGCGTGCAGATGCAGGACGTGCGCACCGCGCTGTATTCGGCGTTCGGCGAGCGGCAGGTGTCGACCATCTACACGCCGATCGACAACTACTACGTGATCCTGCAGGCGGCCGACCTCGACCGCGTCGACGAGACCGCGTTCGCCAAGCTCTACGTGCGCAGCAAGACCGGCCAGATGGTGCCGCTGTCGGCGTTCGCCACCACCGAGCGCCGCGTCGGCCCGATCGCGGTCAACCACCAGGGGCAGCTGCCGTCGGTGACGGTGTCGTTCAACCTTGCGCCGGGCGCGGCGCTGGGCGACGCGTCGGCGCGCATCGACCGCTACAAGCAGGAGATCGCGATGCCGACGTCCATCTTCACCAGCTGGGGCGGCGACGCGGCGGTGTTCCAGTCATCGCAGGCCACGCAGATCGTGCTGCTGGTGGCGGCCATCGCGGTGATCTACACGCTGCTGGGCGTGCTGTACGAGAGCTACATCCACCCGCTGACCATCCTGGCGGGACTGCCGTCGGCCGCGGTCGGCGCGCTGCTGACGCTCTTTGTCTTCAATATCGAGCTGTCGCTGATCGCGGTCATCGGCGTGCTGATGCTGATCGGCATCGTCAAGAAGAACGCGATCATGATGATCGACTTCGCGCTGGCGGCGCAGCGCGAGCAAGGCATGACGCCGGCCAGGGCAATCCGGCAGGCATGCCTGCTGCGCTTCCGTCCGATCATGATGACTACCTTCGCCGCGGTGATGGGCGCGCTGCCGCTGGCGCTGGGCCTCGGCGCCGGCGCCGAGTTGCGCCAGCCGCTGGGCCTGGCGGTGGTCGGCGGGCTGCTGTTCTCGCAGGTGATTACGCTGTTCATCACGCCGGTGATCTACCTGGCGCTGGACAGGTTCTCGGGCACGGGGCCGCTGCAGATCGACTCGGAAGGCAACAAGCTGCCGGAGAAGGTGCCTGGGGAGACGGTGCGGCAGCACTGA
- a CDS encoding ChaN family lipoprotein, with translation MSFRLRVPTMLAAAAALLTAGCAASGPSPAAVSAGFAGKPYVLLGEVHDNAAGQQQRLAALTRAVEQGWRPAIAMEQFDRERQPDIDRARKERPKDADYLIAQAGGGAWQWPLYRPVVALALQYDLPLVAANLSRADAGKIVRGGLDGLFPAHEREKLGLTGELPPDLVAAQTAVLDRGHCGNFPKAMLPGMLAAQAARDAVMARALRPYAQRGAVLIAGNGHVRRDVGVPRWLTGEAGKVVSVGYVESAAADGEFDMAVVVPAVARKDPCLQAVPAG, from the coding sequence ATGTCATTCCGCTTGCGCGTTCCGACCATGCTGGCCGCAGCTGCCGCCTTGCTGACCGCAGGCTGTGCTGCCTCGGGCCCCTCGCCGGCTGCCGTCAGCGCCGGCTTTGCCGGCAAGCCCTACGTGCTGCTGGGCGAGGTCCATGACAATGCCGCCGGACAGCAGCAGCGGCTGGCCGCGCTGACGCGCGCGGTCGAGCAGGGCTGGCGTCCGGCCATCGCCATGGAGCAGTTCGACCGCGAACGGCAGCCCGATATCGACCGTGCCCGCAAGGAGCGGCCCAAGGATGCCGACTACCTGATCGCGCAGGCCGGCGGTGGTGCCTGGCAGTGGCCGCTGTACCGGCCGGTGGTGGCGCTGGCGCTGCAGTACGACCTGCCGCTGGTCGCGGCTAACCTGTCGCGCGCGGATGCGGGGAAGATCGTGCGCGGTGGGCTGGACGGGCTGTTCCCGGCGCACGAGCGGGAGAAGCTTGGCCTGACGGGAGAGTTGCCGCCTGACCTGGTGGCGGCGCAGACCGCTGTGCTTGACCGCGGGCACTGCGGCAATTTCCCCAAGGCAATGCTGCCCGGCATGCTGGCGGCACAGGCGGCGCGCGACGCGGTGATGGCGCGGGCGCTGCGGCCTTACGCGCAGCGCGGCGCGGTGCTGATTGCGGGCAACGGGCATGTGCGGCGCGACGTGGGGGTGCCGCGCTGGCTTACTGGCGAGGCCGGCAAGGTTGTCAGCGTGGGCTACGTGGAGAGCGCGGCGGCGGACGGCGAGTTCGACATGGCGGTGGTGGTGCCGGCGGTGGCGCGCAAGGATCCTTGCTTGCAGGCGGTGCCTGCAGGGTGA
- a CDS encoding Bug family tripartite tricarboxylate transporter substrate binding protein, translated as MRRSISRFAHAALASAAVAATVVAAPAYALDSVKVMIGANPGGGYDQTGRSLGAAMIAAGQAKTASYDNKGGAGGTIALTQFVNTDKGNPNALMVVGAVMVGAIETNKPPVTLKNATPIARLFADTMVITVPASSPIKSIKDLTTQLKANPGSVSWGGGSKGSIDHILAGLVAKESGVDPKKINYVPFQGGGEASASIMGGHVTVGIAGVSEFLPFIKSGKMRALAVTSKDRTADIPTLKEQGVNVEIYNWRGVYGAPGTTPEQRKAMIDAVVKATESKAWKDTLQKNDWTPFLLTGDEFGKFVDSESTRLGGTLRELGVAK; from the coding sequence ATGCGCCGTTCGATTTCCCGTTTTGCCCATGCCGCGCTGGCATCGGCCGCCGTTGCCGCCACCGTCGTTGCCGCGCCCGCCTACGCGCTGGACAGCGTCAAGGTCATGATCGGCGCCAACCCCGGCGGCGGCTATGACCAGACCGGCCGCTCGCTGGGCGCCGCGATGATCGCAGCCGGCCAGGCCAAGACCGCTTCGTACGACAACAAGGGCGGCGCCGGCGGCACCATCGCGCTGACGCAGTTCGTCAACACCGACAAGGGCAACCCCAACGCGCTGATGGTGGTGGGTGCCGTGATGGTCGGCGCGATCGAGACCAACAAGCCGCCGGTCACGCTGAAGAACGCCACGCCGATCGCGCGCCTGTTCGCCGACACCATGGTCATCACCGTGCCGGCCAGCTCGCCGATCAAGTCGATCAAGGACCTGACCACGCAGCTCAAGGCCAACCCGGGCAGCGTCAGCTGGGGCGGCGGCTCCAAGGGTTCGATCGACCATATCCTGGCCGGCCTGGTCGCCAAGGAGAGCGGTGTCGATCCCAAGAAGATCAACTACGTGCCGTTCCAGGGCGGCGGCGAAGCCTCGGCCTCTATCATGGGCGGCCACGTGACGGTGGGCATCGCCGGCGTGTCGGAATTCCTGCCCTTCATCAAGAGCGGCAAGATGCGCGCGCTGGCCGTGACCTCCAAGGACCGCACCGCCGACATCCCGACGCTGAAGGAGCAGGGCGTCAACGTCGAGATCTACAACTGGCGCGGCGTGTATGGCGCGCCCGGCACCACGCCCGAGCAGCGCAAGGCCATGATCGATGCGGTGGTCAAGGCCACCGAGAGCAAGGCCTGGAAGGACACGCTGCAGAAGAACGACTGGACCCCGTTCCTGCTGACCGGCGATGAGTTCGGCAAGTTTGTCGACAGCGAATCGACCCGCCTGGGCGGCACGCTGCGCGAGCTGGGCGTCGCCAAGTAA
- a CDS encoding tripartite tricarboxylate transporter TctB family protein has translation MKPSHVAIGVAVLALSLFFFLGLSGITGEEGYAGLSPRFVPTLVAVGLAVCGALLTWQGVRGGFHNMPEEDAELPSAPHNFKGFLWVAAGLVLNMALIGTLGFVFSSTLLMMCVARGYGSRRIVRDLIVGLCITVPMWALFEFLLGINLPLLPIAGF, from the coding sequence ATGAAACCCTCGCACGTTGCCATCGGCGTTGCCGTCCTGGCGCTTTCGCTGTTCTTCTTTCTCGGCCTGTCGGGCATTACCGGCGAAGAGGGCTATGCCGGCCTGTCGCCGCGCTTCGTGCCCACGCTGGTGGCCGTCGGGCTGGCGGTGTGCGGCGCGCTGCTGACGTGGCAGGGCGTGCGCGGCGGCTTCCACAACATGCCGGAGGAAGATGCCGAACTGCCCAGCGCGCCGCACAACTTCAAGGGCTTCCTGTGGGTGGCCGCCGGCCTGGTGCTGAACATGGCGCTGATCGGCACGCTCGGCTTCGTGTTTTCTTCCACGCTGCTGATGATGTGCGTGGCGCGCGGCTACGGCAGCCGCCGCATCGTGCGCGACCTGATCGTGGGCCTGTGCATCACGGTGCCGATGTGGGCGCTGTTTGAATTCCTGCTCGGCATCAACCTGCCGCTGCTCCCCATCGCCGGCTTCTGA
- a CDS encoding tripartite tricarboxylate transporter permease has translation METLNMLMHGFAVAITPINLMWALVGCFLGTAIGVLPGIGPALTVAMLLPLTAKVEPTAALIMFAGIYYGAMYGGSTTSILMNTPGESSTMVTAMEGNLMAKNGRAGPALATAAIGSFVAGTIATVMLSLFAPVAADVALQFGPGEYFMIMLLAFTTVSAVLGSSLLRGMTALFLGLGIGLIGMDSLSGQTRYSMNVQELYDGIDIVVVAVGLFAVGEALFNAFFPQPDGTFNKLSSVHMNKSDWKRSLPAWIRGTFIGFPFGLIPAGGAEIPTFLSYATEKKLSDHKEEFGKVGAIEGVAGPEAANNSAVTATLAPLLTLGIPTSNTTAILLAAFQNYNLQPGPMLFQTSGDLVWGLLASLYIGNVMLLVLNLPAIGLWVRMLRVPTPLLYGGILIFAGLGAYGIRQSWFDLLLLFVVGLLGMVMRRFDFPTAPVIVGMILGPMAEKQLRNALSIGQGDWSLFVRQPISATILALTVAVVVIPRLLRWHAARGSAHAQADNAA, from the coding sequence ATGGAAACGCTGAACATGCTGATGCACGGCTTTGCCGTCGCGATCACGCCGATCAACCTGATGTGGGCGCTGGTGGGCTGCTTCCTGGGCACCGCCATCGGCGTGCTGCCGGGCATCGGCCCCGCGCTGACGGTGGCGATGCTGCTGCCGCTGACCGCCAAGGTCGAACCCACCGCCGCGCTGATCATGTTCGCCGGCATCTACTACGGCGCGATGTACGGCGGCTCGACCACGTCGATCCTGATGAACACGCCGGGCGAATCGTCCACCATGGTCACGGCCATGGAAGGCAACCTGATGGCCAAGAACGGCCGCGCCGGCCCGGCGCTGGCGACCGCGGCGATCGGCTCGTTCGTGGCCGGCACCATCGCCACCGTGATGCTGTCGCTGTTCGCGCCGGTGGCGGCCGACGTGGCGCTGCAGTTCGGCCCGGGCGAGTACTTCATGATCATGCTGCTGGCCTTCACCACGGTTTCCGCGGTGCTGGGCTCGTCGCTGCTGCGCGGCATGACGGCGCTGTTCCTGGGCCTGGGCATCGGGCTGATCGGCATGGATTCGCTGTCGGGCCAGACCCGCTACTCGATGAACGTGCAGGAGCTGTATGACGGCATCGACATCGTGGTGGTGGCCGTCGGCCTGTTCGCCGTGGGCGAGGCCCTGTTCAATGCGTTCTTCCCGCAGCCGGACGGCACCTTCAACAAACTCAGCTCGGTCCACATGAACAAGTCGGACTGGAAGCGTTCGCTGCCGGCGTGGATCCGCGGCACGTTTATCGGCTTCCCGTTCGGCCTGATCCCCGCGGGCGGCGCCGAGATCCCGACCTTCCTGTCGTATGCGACCGAGAAGAAGCTGTCGGACCACAAGGAAGAGTTCGGCAAGGTCGGTGCGATCGAAGGCGTGGCCGGCCCGGAAGCGGCCAACAACTCGGCCGTGACCGCGACGCTGGCCCCGCTGCTGACGCTGGGCATCCCCACCTCGAACACCACCGCGATCCTGCTGGCCGCATTCCAGAACTACAACCTGCAGCCGGGCCCGATGCTGTTCCAGACCTCGGGCGACCTGGTGTGGGGCCTGCTGGCGTCGCTGTATATCGGCAACGTCATGCTGCTGGTGCTGAACCTGCCGGCGATCGGCCTGTGGGTGCGCATGCTGCGCGTGCCGACGCCGCTGCTGTACGGCGGCATCCTGATCTTCGCGGGCCTGGGTGCGTACGGCATCCGCCAGTCGTGGTTCGACCTGCTGTTGCTGTTCGTGGTCGGCCTGCTCGGCATGGTGATGCGCCGCTTCGACTTCCCGACCGCGCCGGTGATCGTTGGCATGATCCTGGGACCGATGGCGGAGAAGCAGCTGCGCAATGCGCTGTCGATCGGCCAGGGCGACTGGAGCCTGTTCGTGCGCCAGCCGATCTCGGCCACCATCCTGGCGCTGACCGTGGCGGTGGTGGTGATCCCGCGCCTGCTGCGCTGGCATGCCGCGCGCGGCTCGGCGCATGCGCAGGCTGACAACGCGGCATGA
- a CDS encoding AbrB family transcriptional regulator → MSLAANRWLSAVPTLALGLAAALLCTVLHTPLPWMIGPLLAVASARMWGADLRAPSQARNAGQWVIGASLGLYFTPDVVARLVEFLPYIVAGSLFALAMGAGGALMLRRTTGVAFKTAYFSTAIGGASEMANLAERNGARIDQVAAAHSLRVLMVVVTVPAIFQYGGIHGLDTYIPGPRVVSAPGLLALVAITLGVALLVRRLNMPNPFVIGTLLAAAVLTASGIELSAIPAWMSRAGQLLIGVSLGVRFSREFLHTAPRFLSGVALYTVLALVVSALFGWALAALSGAHPATMILASTPGGIAEMCITAKVLELGVPLVTAFHVIRMAFVVLATGPLYHCLKHRVAPGETA, encoded by the coding sequence ATGAGTCTCGCCGCCAACCGCTGGCTGTCCGCGGTGCCCACGCTGGCACTCGGGCTGGCCGCCGCCCTGCTCTGCACCGTCCTGCATACCCCGCTGCCGTGGATGATCGGCCCGCTGCTGGCCGTCGCCTCGGCACGCATGTGGGGCGCCGACCTGCGCGCGCCGTCGCAGGCGCGCAATGCCGGGCAGTGGGTGATCGGCGCCTCGCTCGGGCTGTATTTCACGCCCGACGTGGTGGCGCGGCTGGTGGAGTTCCTGCCGTACATCGTCGCCGGTTCGCTGTTCGCGCTGGCGATGGGCGCGGGCGGCGCGCTGATGCTGCGCCGGACCACCGGGGTCGCCTTCAAGACCGCCTACTTTTCCACAGCCATCGGCGGCGCTTCCGAGATGGCCAACCTGGCCGAGCGCAACGGCGCGCGCATCGACCAGGTCGCGGCGGCGCATTCGCTGCGGGTGCTGATGGTGGTGGTGACGGTGCCGGCGATCTTCCAGTACGGCGGCATCCATGGGCTTGACACGTACATCCCCGGGCCGCGCGTGGTCAGCGCGCCGGGCTTGCTGGCGCTGGTGGCAATCACGCTGGGCGTGGCGCTGCTGGTCAGGCGCCTGAACATGCCCAACCCGTTCGTGATCGGCACGCTGCTGGCGGCCGCGGTGCTGACGGCATCGGGCATCGAGCTGTCGGCGATCCCGGCCTGGATGAGCCGCGCCGGCCAGCTGCTGATCGGGGTGTCGCTGGGCGTGCGCTTTTCGCGCGAGTTCCTGCACACCGCGCCGCGCTTCCTGTCGGGCGTGGCGCTGTACACGGTGCTGGCGCTGGTGGTGTCGGCGCTGTTCGGCTGGGCGCTGGCTGCGCTGTCGGGCGCGCACCCGGCCACCATGATCCTGGCCTCCACGCCCGGCGGCATTGCCGAGATGTGCATCACCGCCAAGGTGCTGGAGCTGGGCGTGCCGCTGGTGACGGCCTTCCATGTGATCCGGATGGCCTTCGTGGTGCTTGCCACCGGCCCCCTGTATCATTGCCTGAAGCATCGCGTCGCGCCGGGGGAGACAGCGTAA
- a CDS encoding PaaI family thioesterase, which translates to MSEASPQLALADIDATLERVLAPWVRQLGLRAEAVDAKGVTLRLPFNESFRHAGGVVCGQVLMSAADTAMIVAVASALGGFRPMTTVSLTTNFMRPVIDGDVLVRANVLRLGKTVVFGEIELTGTDGKLAVQATTTYALL; encoded by the coding sequence ATGTCTGAAGCATCACCGCAACTTGCCCTTGCCGACATCGACGCCACGCTGGAGCGCGTGCTGGCGCCGTGGGTGCGCCAGCTCGGCCTGCGGGCCGAAGCCGTCGATGCAAAAGGCGTAACGCTGCGCCTGCCTTTCAACGAATCATTTCGCCACGCGGGTGGCGTGGTCTGCGGCCAGGTGCTGATGTCGGCGGCCGATACCGCCATGATCGTTGCCGTCGCGAGTGCGCTCGGCGGCTTCCGCCCGATGACCACGGTCTCGCTCACCACCAACTTCATGCGTCCCGTGATCGACGGCGACGTGCTGGTGCGCGCCAACGTGCTGCGCCTGGGCAAGACCGTGGTGTTCGGCGAGATCGAGCTGACCGGCACCGACGGCAAGCTCGCGGTGCAGGCCACCACCACCTACGCGCTGCTCTGA